Proteins found in one Oribacterium sp. oral taxon 102 genomic segment:
- a CDS encoding helix-turn-helix transcriptional regulator, with product MKDNRLFRILYYILEKGKVTASELADKFEVSVRTIYRDIDSISSAGIPIYALQGKGGGIEIAEDFVLSKSLLSENEKQQIMSALQGLDNTAIQHENELLTKLSALFKMKNTSWIEVDFNNWQNNKMYEKTFNDIKSAILSKNIVSFTYFSSNEKETSRRVKPVRLLFKSQDWYLYAFCLLRNDFRYFKLSRIKNLDIHTEKFNDSFEDTILKKEMPYENTVHIKVKFDRKVAFRVYDELNGEIIEDSDGNLYTEIEVPNDYNLYNYIFSFGDGAEVLEPKEIRMQIKEMINKMAEKYIT from the coding sequence ATGAAAGATAATAGGCTATTTAGGATACTATATTATATTTTAGAAAAGGGAAAAGTTACGGCAAGTGAACTTGCAGATAAATTTGAGGTGTCAGTCAGGACAATATATCGAGATATTGACTCTATCAGCAGTGCAGGTATTCCCATCTATGCGTTGCAAGGAAAGGGTGGTGGAATAGAAATTGCTGAAGATTTTGTGCTTAGTAAATCACTACTGTCTGAAAACGAGAAACAACAGATTATGTCAGCCCTTCAAGGATTGGATAATACCGCAATACAGCATGAGAATGAGCTTTTAACAAAACTGTCCGCACTCTTTAAAATGAAAAATACCAGTTGGATAGAAGTTGATTTTAATAATTGGCAAAACAATAAGATGTATGAAAAAACATTTAATGATATTAAGTCCGCAATTTTAAGTAAGAACATTGTTTCATTCACATATTTTAGCAGTAATGAAAAAGAAACAAGCAGGAGAGTTAAGCCTGTGAGATTACTTTTCAAGAGTCAGGATTGGTATCTATATGCTTTCTGTTTACTTAGAAATGATTTTAGATATTTCAAATTGTCCCGGATAAAGAATTTAGACATCCATACTGAAAAATTTAATGACAGCTTTGAAGATACAATACTCAAAAAAGAAATGCCATACGAGAATACAGTGCATATAAAAGTCAAGTTTGATCGTAAAGTTGCCTTCAGGGTATATGATGAGTTAAACGGAGAAATTATAGAAGATAGTGACGGAAATTTATATACTGAAATAGAAGTTCCAAATGATTACAACTTATACAATTATATTTTTTCTTTCGGAGATGGAGCAGAAGTATTAGAGCCAAAAGAGATACGAATGCAGATTAAAGAAATGATAAATAAAATGGCAGAAAAATATATAACTTGA
- the mobQ gene encoding MobQ family relaxase: MAIYHLSIKIISRGKGKSAVAASAYRSGEKIKNEYDGIVHDFTRKGGIAHTEILLPQNAPQEFANRSVLWNSVEKIEKSKNSQLAREIEIALPKELDREKQIELVRNYVKENFVDVGMCADIAIHDKNDGNPHAHILLTMRPLNEDKTWGAKSKKEYIFDKNGEKIKLKNGNYKTRKIDTVDWNEQEKAEEWRKAWADITNKYLEENSIQDKVDHRSYQRQDIEQIPTIHLGVSASQMEKKGIATDRGNINREIKHQNKILKEIARRIKALLNWIRGIGKEEKAETDNLKSTLPPKENLLSVFENLIRKNADNHNTDLEQYIESYQFLKEKNITSVSELKESIVILRDKNYKTTRAIKDTEKKIDDRVQLIDHAEKYLKHKDTYTAYTKLKKNKQDTFYNEHTAEIILFESAKKYLKEHLGENKTLNISKWKSEIGTLRKEKDTLYSQMIDIRKKVEQAESVRSCIDKLLQEKRGLTQVKKQELGL; the protein is encoded by the coding sequence ATGGCGATATATCATCTCAGTATCAAAATTATCTCAAGAGGCAAAGGCAAGAGTGCAGTTGCAGCTTCCGCCTATCGAAGTGGCGAAAAGATAAAAAATGAATATGACGGCATAGTCCACGACTTTACAAGAAAAGGTGGAATAGCCCATACTGAAATTCTATTACCACAAAATGCACCACAGGAATTTGCAAACCGTTCTGTCTTATGGAACAGTGTCGAGAAAATAGAAAAAAGTAAAAACTCACAGCTTGCAAGAGAAATAGAAATTGCATTGCCTAAAGAATTAGACAGGGAAAAACAGATTGAACTTGTAAGGAACTATGTGAAAGAAAATTTTGTAGATGTCGGTATGTGTGCAGACATTGCTATACACGATAAAAATGACGGAAACCCACACGCACATATCCTACTTACCATGCGACCGTTAAATGAAGATAAAACATGGGGAGCAAAATCAAAAAAGGAATATATCTTTGATAAAAATGGCGAGAAAATAAAACTTAAAAATGGAAATTACAAAACAAGAAAAATAGATACAGTAGATTGGAATGAGCAAGAAAAAGCAGAAGAGTGGCGAAAAGCATGGGCAGATATTACAAATAAATATTTGGAAGAAAACAGCATACAAGACAAAGTAGACCATCGTTCCTATCAAAGACAGGATATAGAGCAAATACCGACCATTCATTTAGGAGTATCAGCAAGTCAAATGGAAAAGAAAGGCATAGCCACTGATAGAGGAAATATCAACCGAGAAATCAAACATCAAAACAAGATACTAAAAGAAATTGCAAGAAGAATAAAAGCTTTGCTGAATTGGATAAGAGGAATAGGAAAAGAAGAAAAAGCAGAAACTGATAATCTCAAATCCACTCTCCCACCCAAAGAAAATTTGCTATCCGTTTTTGAAAATCTTATCCGTAAAAATGCAGATAACCATAATACAGATTTAGAACAATACATCGAAAGCTATCAATTCTTAAAAGAGAAAAATATCACTTCCGTATCTGAACTGAAAGAAAGTATAGTTATTTTAAGAGATAAGAACTATAAGACCACAAGAGCTATAAAAGATACCGAAAAGAAAATAGATGATAGAGTACAACTTATCGACCATGCCGAAAAATATTTGAAGCATAAAGATACCTATACAGCCTATACCAAGCTAAAGAAAAACAAACAAGATACTTTCTACAATGAACATACAGCAGAGATTATTTTATTTGAAAGTGCCAAAAAATATCTGAAAGAGCATTTAGGAGAAAACAAGACCCTAAATATATCCAAATGGAAATCAGAAATAGGTACTTTGAGGAAAGAAAAAGATACTCTATATTCTCAAATGATAGATATACGAAAAAAGGTTGAACAAGCTGAAAGTGTTAGAAGCTGTATAGATAAATTACTGCAAGAAAAGAGAGGATTAACACAGGTAAAGAAGCAAGAGTTAGGGTTGTAA
- a CDS encoding DUF3847 domain-containing protein has product MKNIDEKILMAEEEIKQLQNKRKKLISQQKQEERKKRDRRLYEKGGVFESIFIESKDFTKDEFYQLITFPNIKEAVNQKILKIIEKREQSENQNTENQEEETDTEE; this is encoded by the coding sequence ATGAAAAATATAGATGAAAAAATTTTAATGGCAGAAGAAGAAATCAAGCAGTTACAAAATAAAAGAAAAAAGCTCATCAGTCAGCAGAAACAGGAAGAGAGAAAAAAGAGGGATAGACGGCTTTATGAAAAAGGAGGAGTCTTTGAAAGTATATTTATCGAAAGCAAGGATTTTACCAAAGATGAATTCTATCAGCTAATCACATTCCCAAACATCAAAGAAGCAGTCAATCAAAAAATCCTAAAAATTATTGAGAAGCGAGAACAAAGCGAAAATCAAAATACAGAAAACCAAGAGGAAGAAACAGACACAGAGGAATAG
- a CDS encoding GNAT family N-acetyltransferase, with translation MLRLKPYNINDADIILSWIKDEIDFYKWSAGVLGKYPITKEKFGFVNNLMAFTAIEDDKIVGFFTMRRPSKSFDELRFGFVIIAPSKRGKGYGKKMLQLGLKFAFEIYGTKKVSLSVFENNESAYFCYKAVGFDDVIFDKTETYYILGEEWKCKELMIENQ, from the coding sequence ATGTTGAGATTAAAGCCTTATAATATAAACGATGCAGATATAATTCTTTCTTGGATTAAAGATGAAATAGATTTTTATAAATGGTCAGCAGGTGTTTTGGGCAAATATCCGATAACAAAAGAGAAGTTTGGGTTTGTTAATAATCTAATGGCTTTTACAGCTATTGAAGATGATAAGATAGTAGGTTTTTTTACAATGAGAAGACCTTCAAAAAGCTTTGATGAGTTGAGGTTTGGTTTTGTAATTATTGCCCCTTCAAAGCGTGGCAAAGGATATGGCAAGAAAATGCTTCAGTTAGGCTTAAAGTTTGCATTTGAAATTTATGGTACAAAAAAGGTTTCATTAAGTGTTTTTGAAAACAATGAATCTGCATATTTCTGTTACAAGGCAGTTGGTTTTGATGATGTAATTTTTGATAAGACAGAAACATATTATATTTTGGGAGAAGAATGGAAATGCAAAGAATTGATGATTGAAAATCAGTAA
- a CDS encoding transposon-encoded TnpW family protein, translated as MTEKQEAQTKGERVMSRKPDGILIKKIRGKTFVSEIYFDKESKDTFQDKLLKIVQAERKE; from the coding sequence ATGACAGAAAAACAAGAAGCACAGACTAAAGGTGAACGAGTCATGTCCCGAAAACCTGATGGCATTTTAATAAAAAAGATTAGAGGAAAGACCTTTGTAAGCGAGATATATTTTGATAAAGAGAGCAAGGATACCTTTCAAGATAAGCTGTTAAAGATAGTGCAAGCGGAACGGAAAGAATAA